GCAAGCTGCCGGATGTTGTCCGCAAACGCGCCCGGCACGTGGTCCACGAGAATGAACGTGTGCTGCAGGCGCTCCGGGCCCTGAACACCGGGGACGAGGCGGAGTTCGGCAATCTCCTCAACCAGTCCCACGCATCGGCGCGCGATCTCTACGAGATCTCCTGCGACGAGATGAACTGGCTGCAGGAGGCCGCCCTCTCCGTGCCCGGCTGCCTGGGAAGCCGCCTGATGGGCGGAGGGTTTGGCGGATGCACGGTCAGTGTGGTCCGGGACGAGGCAGTGGAGGAGTTCCGCGCGGTGGTCTCCGAGCGCTACGCCCGGCAGACAGGCATCGAACCGGAGATCTCCGTGCTGAACGCCTCGGACGGAGCGGGTCAGATCCTCTGAAGACCGGTTTGCCAGGACGTTTGCTGCCCCGACTCTTAACCGCGGCCCTTGCGGCACTGTGGCTGACTGCGACTGCCACGGCGGGGGCTGAAAAGGGATTTGCCCTGGCGCTCGAGCCTCGGCCGTTCGTGTTTCCCCGCGACCACGGGGCACACCCGGAGTTTCGCACCGAGTGGTGGTACTACACCGGGGTTCTGAGGGAAACGTCGGGGAGGCTATACGGCTATCAGCTCACGTTCTTCCGCGTGGGGCTGGTACCGGAGCTCAAGGGACGCAGCTCGCGCTGGGCGACCCGGGATGTTCTCTTCGCTCACTTTGCGTTGACCGATGTCCGTGCGGGGCGCTTCCGCTACGCGGAGCGGACCGGACGGCCTGTGCTGGGGCTGGCCGGCTTTTCCACGTCCAGTCTGGATGTGTTCATCCGGGACTGGTCGGCCAGAATGGACGGACGGCGGATGAGGCTGAAGGCCTCTTTCGACGATGCCACCCTGGATGTGACGCTCACGCCGGAGCGCCCGCCTGTCCTGAACGGCGAACGTGGCCTGAGCAGGAAAGGGCCGGGCAAGGGCAACGCCAACTACTACTACTCCATTCCCCGTCTGAAGACCGTGGGCACACTTCGTCAGGGTGGCCGCGCCATCCGCCTGGCCGGAATGACCTGGATGGATCACGAATGGGGAACCAGCGAACTGGCCCCCAATCAGAAGGGCTGGGACTGGTTCTCGCTGCGCCTCTCAGACGGACGCGACCTGATGCTATACGTGCTGCGCGATGAGAAGGGCCGGCCCACATCGTACTCCAGCGGAATGCTGGTGGAGCCATCCGGCCAGACACGGCGCCTCGCGCCACGGGACTTCCGCATCCGCGCGCTCTCGTGGTGGACCAGCCCCCGCTCGAAGGGACGTTACCCGTCGGGCTGGGAGATTTCCATCCCGAAGGCAGATCTGAGTCTGCGCGTGGAGCCCCTGGTGAAGGATCAGGAGCTGATCACCACCGGCACCACCGGTGTGACGTACTGGGAAGGCATTGTGCGGGCCGGCGGTACCTCCCGCGGCCGTAGCGTCTCCGGGGAAGGGTATGTGGAGCTGACCGGCTACGCCCCCGGATCCCGCATAAGCCCCGGCTCCGGTCGGTGACGGCACCCGGAGTTGCGCCGTGCAGCAGCCGGGCGGTATACTCGGAGAAGCCGCATAGTCTGTTCTGTTTCGCACCGGTGGAAGGATCATCGGCCCGATGCGCATCTGGACAAGCGCCGCGCTCCTCATACTCCTTGTCCCATTCGCAGCCGCCCTTCAGGCGTCTGACAACAGGCCCGCGCCGGTCCGGGCCATCAGGGTGGAAGGGACAATCAACCCGGCGACGGCCGGTTACATCATTCGCGCCATCAAGGAGGCCAACCGCCTGGAGGAAGCGCTGGTGCTGGTGGAACTGGACACTCCGGGCGGGCTGGTGGACTCCACCAAGGACATCGTCAAGGAGATGCTGGCCTCGGATGTGCCCATCGCCGTCTATGTGTCTCCCCAGGGAGCGATGGCCAGCTCCGCCGGAACCTTCATCACGGTGGCGGCGCAGGTGGCGGCCATGGCCCCGACGACTCACATCGGCTCCGCCACACCCATCTCCGGGCAAGGCGGCCAGGACCTGGAGCGGAAGGTCACCTACGCGATGGCCAGCTACATGAAGACCCTGGCGGAGCGGCGCGGACGAAACGCCCAGTGGGCCGTAAAGGCGGTGGAAAAGGGCATCAGCGCCACAGAGCGGGAAGCGCTCAAACTGAAGGTCATAGACCTGATTGCAGCCTCACGGGACGAACTGCTGAGCAAGATAGACGGCAGGAAGGTGAACGTCAACAAAGGGGACGTTGTCATCCGAACGAAGGGCGCGCCCGTGCGCGACATGCCCATGTCGCGCCAGGAGCAGCTCATGCACTTCCTGGCCAACCCGAACGTGCTCAGCATTCTGATCCTGATCGCCATCTACGGCATCATCGGCGAGATCTCCAACCCGGGCAGCATCCTTCCTGGCGTGGCGGGAGGGATTGCTCTCATACTGGTGTTCTTCAGCGC
The sequence above is drawn from the Armatimonadota bacterium genome and encodes:
- a CDS encoding carotenoid 1,2-hydratase — encoded protein: MLPRLLTAALAALWLTATATAGAEKGFALALEPRPFVFPRDHGAHPEFRTEWWYYTGVLRETSGRLYGYQLTFFRVGLVPELKGRSSRWATRDVLFAHFALTDVRAGRFRYAERTGRPVLGLAGFSTSSLDVFIRDWSARMDGRRMRLKASFDDATLDVTLTPERPPVLNGERGLSRKGPGKGNANYYYSIPRLKTVGTLRQGGRAIRLAGMTWMDHEWGTSELAPNQKGWDWFSLRLSDGRDLMLYVLRDEKGRPTSYSSGMLVEPSGQTRRLAPRDFRIRALSWWTSPRSKGRYPSGWEISIPKADLSLRVEPLVKDQELITTGTTGVTYWEGIVRAGGTSRGRSVSGEGYVELTGYAPGSRISPGSGR
- the nfeD gene encoding serine protease translates to MRIWTSAALLILLVPFAAALQASDNRPAPVRAIRVEGTINPATAGYIIRAIKEANRLEEALVLVELDTPGGLVDSTKDIVKEMLASDVPIAVYVSPQGAMASSAGTFITVAAQVAAMAPTTHIGSATPISGQGGQDLERKVTYAMASYMKTLAERRGRNAQWAVKAVEKGISATEREALKLKVIDLIAASRDELLSKIDGRKVNVNKGDVVIRTKGAPVRDMPMSRQEQLMHFLANPNVLSILILIAIYGIIGEISNPGSILPGVAGGIALILVFFSANLLPLNITALLLIAFAIILFIVDTQVASHGILSAGGALSLGLGLFLLVDVSDPLFRTSLALVITAALVTTAFFTLAVGAGLKAQKRKVTTGREGLVGKVVEARTDIAPVGRVFVDGAWWTAETSGEPIRAGELVEVKAVRGLRLLVEKR